The proteins below are encoded in one region of Streptomyces roseirectus:
- the rplN gene encoding 50S ribosomal protein L14 codes for MIQQESRLRVADNTGAKEILCIRVLGGSGRRYAGIGDVIVATVKDAIPGGNVKKGDVVKAVVVRTVKERRRPDGSYIRFDENAAVILKNDGDPRGTRIFGPVGRELREKKFMKIISLAPEVL; via the coding sequence GTGATCCAGCAGGAGTCGCGACTGCGCGTCGCCGACAACACGGGTGCGAAGGAAATTCTTTGCATCCGTGTGCTCGGTGGCTCCGGTCGCCGCTACGCGGGCATCGGTGACGTCATCGTTGCCACCGTCAAGGACGCGATCCCGGGCGGCAACGTGAAGAAGGGCGACGTCGTCAAGGCGGTCGTCGTGCGCACCGTCAAGGAGCGTCGTCGTCCGGACGGCTCGTACATCCGCTTCGACGAGAACGCCGCCGTCATTCTGAAGAACGACGGCGACCCTCGCGGCACCCGTATCTTCGGCCCCGTCGGCCGTGAGCTGCGCGAGAAGAAGTTCATGAAGATCATCTCGCTCGCGCCGGAGGTGCTGTAA
- the rplE gene encoding 50S ribosomal protein L5, which produces MATTTTPRLKTKYREEIAGKLQDEFKYENVMQIPGLVKIVVNMGVGDAARDSKLIEGAIRDLSTITGQKPQVTKARKSIAQFKLREGQPIGAHVTLRGDRMWEFLDRTLSLALPRIRDFRGLSPKQFDGRGNYTFGLTEQVMFHEIDQDKIDRVRGMDITVVTTATNDAEGRALLRHLGFPFKEA; this is translated from the coding sequence ATGGCTACCACCACGACTCCGCGTCTCAAGACGAAGTACCGCGAGGAGATCGCGGGCAAGCTGCAGGACGAGTTCAAGTACGAGAACGTCATGCAGATCCCCGGCCTCGTCAAGATCGTGGTCAACATGGGTGTGGGCGACGCCGCCCGCGACTCCAAGCTGATCGAGGGCGCCATCCGCGACCTCTCCACGATCACCGGCCAGAAGCCGCAGGTCACCAAGGCCCGTAAGTCCATCGCGCAGTTCAAGCTGCGTGAGGGCCAGCCGATCGGTGCCCACGTCACGCTCCGTGGCGACCGCATGTGGGAGTTCCTGGACCGCACCCTGTCGCTCGCGCTCCCGCGCATCCGCGACTTCCGTGGTCTGTCCCCCAAGCAGTTCGACGGCCGTGGCAACTACACCTTCGGTCTCACGGAGCAGGTCATGTTCCACGAGATCGACCAGGACAAGATCGACCGCGTCCGGGGTATGGACATCACCGTGGTCACCACGGCGACCAACGACGCTGAGGGCCGCGCGCTCCTTCGTCACCTCGGCTTCCCGTTCAAGGAGGCGTGA
- the infA gene encoding translation initiation factor IF-1 has translation MAKKQGAIEIEGTVVESLPNAMFKVELQNGHQVLAHISGKMRMHYIRILPDDRVVVELSPYDLTRGRIVYRYK, from the coding sequence GTGGCCAAGAAGCAAGGTGCCATCGAGATCGAGGGCACTGTCGTCGAGTCTCTGCCGAACGCGATGTTCAAGGTCGAGCTCCAGAACGGCCACCAGGTCCTGGCACACATCAGCGGAAAGATGCGGATGCACTACATCCGTATCCTCCCTGACGACCGGGTCGTGGTGGAGCTGTCTCCGTACGACCTGACGCGTGGCCGGATCGTCTACCGATACAAGTAG
- the rpsK gene encoding 30S ribosomal protein S11, translating to MPPKGRQGAAKKVRRKEKKNVAHGQAHIKSTFNNTIVSITDPSGNVISWASAGHVGFKGSRKSTPFAAQMAAESAARRAQEHGMRKVDVFVKGPGAGRETAIRSLQATGLEVGSIQDVTPTPHNGCRPPKRRRV from the coding sequence ATGCCCCCCAAGGGTCGTCAGGGCGCTGCCAAGAAGGTGCGCCGCAAGGAAAAGAAGAACGTCGCGCACGGCCAGGCGCACATCAAGAGCACGTTCAACAACACGATCGTGTCCATCACGGACCCGAGCGGCAACGTGATCTCCTGGGCCTCCGCCGGCCACGTCGGCTTCAAGGGCTCCCGCAAGTCCACGCCGTTCGCCGCGCAGATGGCCGCCGAGTCGGCCGCCCGTCGCGCGCAGGAGCACGGCATGCGCAAGGTCGACGTCTTCGTCAAGGGCCCCGGCGCCGGTCGTGAGACCGCGATCCGTTCCCTCCAGGCCACGGGTCTCGAGGTCGGCTCCATCCAGGACGTCACGCCCACCCCGCACAACGGCTGCCGTCCGCCCAAGCGTCGCCGCGTCTGA
- the rpsH gene encoding 30S ribosomal protein S8, which translates to MTMTDPIADMLTRLRNANSAYHDSVTMPASKIKSHIAEILQQEGFITGWKVEDAEVGKNLTLELKFGPNRERSIAGIKRISKPGLRVYAKSTSLPKVLGGLGVAIISTSHGLLTDKQAGKKGVGGEVLAYVW; encoded by the coding sequence ATGACCATGACTGATCCGATCGCAGACATGCTGACGCGTCTGCGGAACGCGAACTCGGCGTACCACGATTCCGTGACGATGCCGGCGTCCAAGATCAAGTCGCACATCGCGGAGATCCTCCAGCAGGAGGGCTTCATCACGGGCTGGAAGGTCGAGGACGCCGAGGTCGGCAAGAACCTCACCCTCGAGCTGAAGTTCGGCCCGAACCGTGAGCGCTCCATCGCGGGCATCAAGCGGATCTCCAAGCCCGGTCTCCGGGTGTACGCGAAGTCCACCTCCCTGCCGAAGGTGCTGGGCGGCCTCGGCGTGGCGATCATCTCCACGTCGCACGGGCTCCTCACCGACAAGCAGGCCGGCAAGAAGGGCGTGGGTGGGGAAGTCCTCGCCTACGTCTGGTAG
- the rpsM gene encoding 30S ribosomal protein S13: MARVSGVDIPRDKRVEVALTYVFGIGRTLSQETLAATGINPDTRVRDLSEEQLVAIREYVDANIKTEGDLRREIQADIRRKVEIGCYQGLRHRRGLPVRGQRTSTNARTRKGPRRAIAGKKKPGKK; encoded by the coding sequence ATGGCACGCGTTTCCGGTGTTGACATCCCGCGCGACAAGCGCGTGGAGGTCGCCCTCACCTACGTGTTCGGCATCGGCCGGACCCTGTCGCAGGAGACTCTCGCTGCGACCGGCATCAACCCCGACACCCGCGTCCGCGACCTGAGCGAAGAGCAGCTCGTCGCGATCCGTGAGTACGTGGACGCGAACATCAAGACCGAGGGTGACCTCCGTCGCGAGATCCAGGCCGACATCCGCCGCAAGGTCGAGATCGGCTGCTACCAGGGTCTGCGTCACCGCCGTGGCCTGCCCGTCCGCGGCCAGCGCACCAGCACCAACGCCCGCACCCGCAAGGGCCCGCGTCGCGCCATCGCCGGCAAGAAGAAGCCGGGCAAGAAGTAG
- a CDS encoding adenylate kinase — MRIVLVGPPGAGKGTQAAFLARNLSIPHISTGDLFRANISQRTDLGKLAKSYMDAGNLVPDEVTIGMAKDRMEQPDAENGFLLDGFPRNVSQAEALDEMLRTESMKLDAVLDLEVPEEEVVKRIAGRRICREDSSHVFHVTYSPPKQDGVCDVCGGELYQRDDDSEETVRKRLEVYHTQTEPIIDYYKTQGLVVTISALGKVDEVTARAMEALQRDEAAQ, encoded by the coding sequence ATGCGAATCGTCCTCGTCGGGCCGCCGGGCGCCGGGAAGGGAACGCAGGCCGCGTTCCTGGCCAGGAATCTGTCGATCCCGCACATCTCCACGGGCGACCTGTTCCGCGCCAACATCAGCCAGCGGACCGACCTCGGGAAACTCGCGAAGTCCTACATGGACGCGGGCAACCTGGTGCCGGACGAGGTCACCATCGGAATGGCCAAGGACCGCATGGAACAGCCGGACGCCGAGAACGGCTTCCTGCTGGACGGCTTCCCGCGCAACGTCTCGCAGGCCGAGGCGCTGGACGAGATGCTCCGCACCGAGTCCATGAAGCTGGACGCGGTGCTGGACCTGGAGGTCCCCGAGGAAGAGGTCGTCAAGCGGATCGCCGGGCGGCGGATCTGCCGCGAGGACTCCAGTCACGTCTTCCACGTGACGTACAGCCCGCCGAAGCAGGACGGCGTCTGCGACGTCTGCGGCGGTGAGCTGTACCAGCGCGACGACGACTCCGAGGAGACCGTCCGCAAGCGCCTCGAGGTCTACCACACGCAGACCGAGCCGATCATCGACTACTACAAGACCCAGGGCCTGGTCGTCACGATCTCCGCCCTCGGCAAGGTGGACGAGGTCACCGCGCGCGCGATGGAGGCCCTGCAGCGTGACGAGGCCGCTCAGTAG
- the rplX gene encoding 50S ribosomal protein L24 — MKIKKGDLVQVITGKDKGKQGKVIAAFPREDRVLVEGVNRVKKHTKAGPTASGSQAGGIVTTEAPIHVSNVQLVVEKDGKKVVTRVGYRFDDEGNKIRVAKRTGEDI, encoded by the coding sequence ATGAAGATCAAGAAGGGCGACCTGGTCCAGGTCATCACCGGTAAGGACAAGGGCAAGCAGGGCAAGGTCATCGCGGCCTTCCCCCGCGAGGACCGTGTCCTGGTCGAGGGTGTCAACCGGGTCAAGAAGCACACCAAGGCCGGCCCGACCGCCAGCGGTTCCCAGGCCGGCGGCATCGTCACGACCGAGGCCCCGATCCACGTCTCCAACGTCCAGCTGGTCGTGGAGAAGGACGGCAAGAAGGTCGTCACGCGTGTCGGTTACCGCTTCGACGACGAGGGCAACAAGATCCGCGTTGCCAAGCGGACGGGTGAGGACATCTGA
- the rplO gene encoding 50S ribosomal protein L15 codes for MAENSPLKIHNLRPAPGAKTAKTRVGRGEASKGKTAGRGTKGTKARYQVPERFEGGQMPLHMRLPKLKGFKNPFKTEFQVVNLDKLAALYPEGGEVTVEGLVAKGAVRKNSLVKVLGQGEISVALQVTVDAVSGSAKEKITAAGGTVTELV; via the coding sequence ATGGCGGAGAACAGCCCGCTCAAGATCCACAACCTCCGTCCGGCCCCCGGCGCCAAGACCGCGAAGACCCGTGTCGGTCGTGGTGAGGCGTCGAAGGGTAAGACGGCCGGTCGTGGCACCAAGGGCACCAAGGCCCGTTACCAGGTTCCGGAGCGCTTCGAGGGTGGCCAGATGCCCCTCCACATGCGTCTCCCGAAGCTCAAGGGCTTCAAGAACCCGTTCAAGACCGAGTTCCAGGTCGTGAACCTCGACAAGCTGGCCGCGCTCTACCCCGAGGGTGGCGAGGTCACCGTCGAGGGTCTGGTGGCCAAGGGTGCCGTTCGTAAGAACAGCCTCGTCAAGGTCCTCGGCCAGGGTGAGATCTCCGTGGCGCTGCAGGTGACGGTCGACGCCGTCTCCGGCTCCGCCAAGGAGAAGATCACCGCCGCCGGCGGCACGGTCACCGAGCTCGTCTGA
- a CDS encoding type Z 30S ribosomal protein S14 has protein sequence MAKKALIAKAARKPKFGVRAYTRCQRCGRPHSVYRKFGLCRVCLREMAHRGELPGVTKSSW, from the coding sequence ATGGCGAAGAAGGCTCTGATCGCTAAGGCTGCTCGCAAGCCCAAGTTCGGTGTGCGCGCGTACACCCGCTGCCAGCGCTGCGGCCGTCCGCACTCCGTCTACCGCAAGTTCGGCCTGTGCCGCGTGTGCCTTCGTGAGATGGCTCACCGTGGCGAGCTGCCGGGCGTGACCAAGAGCTCCTGGTAA
- the rpmD gene encoding 50S ribosomal protein L30, whose amino-acid sequence MARLKITQTKSYIGSKQNHRDTLRSLGLKRLNDVVVKEDRPEFRGMVHTVRHLVTVEEVD is encoded by the coding sequence ATGGCCCGCCTCAAGATCACGCAGACGAAGTCCTACATCGGCAGCAAGCAGAACCACCGTGACACCCTGCGTTCGCTCGGGCTCAAGCGCCTGAACGACGTGGTCGTCAAGGAGGACCGCCCCGAGTTCCGCGGAATGGTGCACACCGTCCGCCACCTCGTGACGGTCGAGGAGGTCGACTGA
- the map gene encoding type I methionyl aminopeptidase, with product MVQIKSPEQIAKMRAAGLVVAAIHAATREAAVPGASTRDLDEVARKVLAEHGAKSNFLGYGGFPATICTSVNEVVVHGIPSDEVVLKSGDIISIDCGAIVDGWHGDAAYTAFVGSGHAPELVELSRVTEESMWAGIAAMRLGNRLVDVSRAIETYIRRQPKAGGGRYGIIEDYGGHGIGTEMHMDPHLLNYVDRKRGKGPKLVPGFCLAIEPMVSLGTPKTEVLADDWTVITTDGTWSSHWEHSVALTEAGPLVLTAPDGGRAKLAEYGVTAAPDPLA from the coding sequence ATGGTGCAGATCAAGAGTCCCGAGCAGATTGCCAAGATGCGGGCTGCGGGGCTGGTCGTCGCGGCGATCCATGCGGCCACGCGGGAAGCGGCGGTGCCAGGAGCCTCCACGCGGGACCTCGACGAGGTCGCCCGCAAGGTGCTCGCGGAGCACGGGGCCAAGTCCAACTTCCTCGGGTACGGCGGGTTTCCGGCGACCATCTGCACGTCCGTGAACGAGGTCGTCGTGCACGGGATCCCGTCCGACGAGGTCGTCCTCAAGTCCGGGGACATCATCTCCATCGACTGCGGGGCCATCGTCGACGGGTGGCACGGGGACGCGGCGTACACGGCGTTCGTGGGGTCGGGGCACGCGCCCGAGCTGGTCGAGCTGTCCCGGGTGACCGAGGAGTCGATGTGGGCCGGGATCGCCGCGATGCGGCTCGGCAACCGGCTGGTGGACGTGTCCCGGGCCATCGAGACGTACATCCGCCGGCAGCCCAAGGCCGGGGGCGGACGGTACGGGATCATCGAGGACTACGGCGGCCACGGCATCGGCACGGAGATGCACATGGACCCGCACCTCCTGAACTACGTCGACCGCAAGCGCGGCAAGGGGCCCAAGCTCGTCCCCGGCTTCTGCCTCGCCATCGAGCCGATGGTGTCCCTCGGCACCCCCAAGACCGAGGTCCTGGCCGACGACTGGACCGTCATCACCACCGACGGCACCTGGTCCTCCCACTGGGAGCACTCCGTCGCCCTCACGGAAGCCGGGCCCCTCGTCCTGACGGCCCCCGACGGGGGTAGGGCGAAGCTGGCCGAGTACGGGGTGACCGCGGCGCCCGACCCGTTGGCGTAG
- the rpsC gene encoding 30S ribosomal protein S3 — translation MGQKVNPHGFRLGVTTDFKSRWYADKLYKDYVKEDVAIRRMMTSGMERAGISKVEIERTRDRVRVDIHTARPGIVIGRRGAEADRIRGDLEKLTGKQVQLNILEVKNPETDAQLVAQAVAEQLSSRVSFRRAMRKSMQSAMKAGAKGIKIQCGGRLGGAEMSRSEFYREGRVPLHTLRANVDYGFFEAKTTFGRIGVKVWIYKGDVKNIAEVRAENAAARAGNRPARGGANDRPARGGRGGERRGRKPQQAAGSEAPVAEAPAAAPAESTGTEA, via the coding sequence ATGGGCCAGAAGGTTAACCCGCACGGGTTCCGGCTCGGTGTCACCACGGACTTCAAGTCCCGCTGGTACGCCGACAAGCTCTACAAGGACTACGTCAAGGAAGACGTCGCCATCCGTCGGATGATGACGTCCGGCATGGAGCGCGCCGGCATCTCCAAGGTCGAGATCGAGCGCACCCGTGACCGCGTCCGCGTGGACATCCACACCGCCCGTCCCGGTATCGTCATCGGCCGCCGCGGCGCCGAGGCCGACCGTATCCGCGGTGACCTGGAGAAGCTGACCGGCAAGCAGGTCCAGCTGAACATCCTCGAGGTCAAGAACCCGGAGACGGACGCTCAGCTGGTGGCCCAGGCCGTCGCCGAGCAGCTGTCCTCCCGCGTCTCCTTCCGTCGCGCCATGCGCAAGAGCATGCAGTCCGCGATGAAGGCCGGCGCCAAGGGCATCAAGATCCAGTGCGGCGGCCGTCTCGGCGGCGCCGAGATGTCCCGCTCGGAGTTCTACCGCGAGGGCCGTGTGCCCCTGCACACGCTCCGCGCGAACGTGGACTACGGCTTCTTCGAGGCCAAGACGACCTTCGGCCGCATCGGCGTGAAGGTCTGGATCTACAAGGGCGACGTCAAGAACATCGCCGAGGTCCGTGCCGAGAACGCCGCCGCCCGCGCGGGCAACCGCCCGGCTCGCGGTGGCGCGAACGACCGCCCGGCCCGTGGTGGCCGCGGTGGCGAGCGGCGCGGTCGCAAGCCGCAGCAGGCTGCCGGTTCCGAGGCCCCCGTGGCCGAGGCGCCCGCCGCCGCTCCGGCCGAGAGCACCGGAACGGAGGCCTGA
- the rpmJ gene encoding 50S ribosomal protein L36 codes for MKVKPSVKKICDKCRVIRRHGRVMIICENPRHKQRQG; via the coding sequence ATGAAGGTCAAGCCGAGCGTCAAGAAGATCTGCGACAAGTGCAGGGTGATCCGCCGTCACGGTCGGGTCATGATCATTTGCGAGAACCCGCGCCACAAGCAGCGCCAGGGCTGA
- the rpmC gene encoding 50S ribosomal protein L29, translating to MSAGTKASELRELGNEELLAKLREAKEELFNLRFQAATGQLENHGRLKAVRKDIARIYTLMRERELGIETVESA from the coding sequence ATGTCGGCCGGTACCAAGGCGTCCGAGCTGCGCGAGCTGGGCAACGAGGAGCTTCTCGCGAAGCTCCGCGAGGCCAAGGAAGAGCTGTTCAACCTCCGCTTCCAGGCGGCCACGGGTCAGCTCGAAAACCACGGTCGGCTCAAGGCCGTCCGTAAGGACATCGCGCGGATCTACACCCTGATGCGTGAGCGCGAGCTGGGCATCGAGACGGTGGAGAGCGCCTGA
- the rpsE gene encoding 30S ribosomal protein S5 produces MAGPQRRGGGAGGGERRDRKGRDGGAAAAEKTAYVERVVAINRVAKVVKGGRRFSFTALVVVGDGDGTVGVGYGKAKEVPAAIAKGVEEAKKHFFKVPRIQGTIPHPIQGEKAAGVVLLKPASPGTGVIAGGPVRAVLECAGIHDVLSKSLGSDNAINIVHATVEALKGLQRPEEIAARRGLPLEDVAPAALLRARAGAGV; encoded by the coding sequence ATGGCTGGACCCCAGCGCCGCGGTGGCGGTGCCGGTGGCGGCGAGCGGCGGGACCGGAAGGGCCGTGACGGCGGCGCTGCTGCCGCCGAGAAGACCGCGTACGTAGAGCGCGTCGTCGCGATCAACCGTGTCGCCAAGGTTGTCAAGGGTGGTCGTCGCTTCAGCTTCACCGCGCTGGTCGTGGTGGGCGACGGTGACGGCACCGTGGGTGTCGGTTACGGCAAGGCCAAGGAGGTGCCGGCCGCCATCGCCAAGGGTGTTGAGGAGGCCAAGAAGCACTTCTTCAAGGTCCCCCGTATCCAGGGCACCATCCCGCACCCGATCCAGGGTGAGAAGGCGGCCGGCGTCGTTCTCCTGAAGCCGGCTTCCCCCGGTACCGGTGTTATCGCCGGTGGCCCGGTGCGCGCCGTCCTGGAGTGCGCCGGTATCCACGACGTGCTGTCGAAGTCGCTCGGCTCCGACAACGCGATCAACATCGTCCACGCGACGGTGGAGGCCCTGAAGGGTCTCCAGCGCCCGGAGGAGATCGCGGCTCGCCGTGGCCTCCCCCTGGAGGACGTCGCCCCCGCGGCTCTGCTGCGGGCGCGTGCGGGAGCGGGTGTCTGA
- the rplR gene encoding 50S ribosomal protein L18, which produces MAYGQKILKGDAYKRAAIKRRHLRIRKRINGTEERPRLVVTRSNRHIVAQVIDDLKGHTLASASTLDTSIRGGEGDKSAQAKQVGALVAERAKAAGVEAVVFDRGGNQYAGRIAALADAAREAGLKF; this is translated from the coding sequence ATGGCATACGGACAGAAGATCCTGAAGGGCGACGCCTACAAGCGCGCCGCGATCAAGCGCCGTCACCTGCGCATCCGCAAGCGGATCAACGGTACGGAAGAGCGTCCCCGTCTGGTCGTTACCCGCTCCAACCGCCACATCGTGGCCCAGGTGATCGACGACCTCAAGGGTCACACCCTTGCGTCGGCGTCCACCCTGGACACCTCGATCCGCGGTGGCGAGGGCGACAAGTCCGCGCAGGCCAAGCAGGTCGGGGCCCTGGTCGCCGAGCGTGCCAAGGCCGCCGGTGTCGAGGCCGTGGTGTTCGACCGTGGTGGCAACCAGTACGCCGGGCGCATCGCCGCCCTGGCGGACGCCGCCCGCGAAGCCGGGCTCAAGTTCTGA
- the secY gene encoding preprotein translocase subunit SecY, with translation MLTAFARAFKTPDLRKKLLFTLGIVVVYRVGTHVPIPGVDYKSVQQCVDEASGNQSLFGLINMFSGGALLQITIFALGIMPYITASIILQLLTVVIPRLEALKKEGQAGTAKITQYTRYLTVALAILQGTGLVATARSGSLFSGCSVASSIVPDRDIFTTIVMVICMTAGTALVMWLGELITDRGIGNGMSILMFISIAATFPSALWAIKKQGTLAGGWIEFGTVIAVGLVMVGLVVLVEQAQRRIPVQYAKRMIGRRSYGGTSTYIPLKVNQAGVIPVIFASSLLYIPALIVQFSNSQAGWATWVTQNLANTRAGVHIALYFLLIVFFAFFYVAISFNPEEVADNMKKYGGFIPGIRAGRPTAEYLSYVLNRITWPGSLYLGLIALVPTMALAGFGADQNFPFGGTSILIIVGVGLETVKQIESQLQQRNYEGFLR, from the coding sequence GTGCTCACCGCGTTCGCCCGAGCGTTCAAAACGCCCGACCTGCGCAAGAAGCTGCTCTTCACGCTCGGTATCGTCGTGGTCTACCGGGTCGGTACCCACGTTCCGATCCCGGGCGTCGACTACAAGTCCGTCCAGCAGTGCGTGGACGAGGCGTCCGGCAACCAGAGCCTCTTCGGGCTGATCAACATGTTCAGCGGCGGCGCGCTGCTGCAGATCACGATCTTCGCGCTGGGGATCATGCCGTACATCACGGCGAGCATCATCCTCCAGCTGCTGACCGTCGTGATCCCGCGCCTGGAAGCCCTCAAGAAGGAGGGGCAGGCGGGTACCGCGAAGATCACGCAGTACACCCGCTACCTGACCGTGGCGCTCGCCATCCTCCAGGGCACCGGCCTCGTCGCCACCGCCCGCAGCGGCTCGCTCTTCTCCGGCTGCAGCGTCGCCAGCAGCATCGTGCCGGACCGCGACATCTTCACCACCATCGTGATGGTCATCTGCATGACCGCCGGTACCGCCCTCGTCATGTGGCTCGGTGAGCTGATCACCGACCGCGGTATCGGCAACGGCATGTCCATCCTCATGTTCATCTCGATCGCCGCGACCTTCCCGTCCGCGCTGTGGGCCATCAAGAAGCAGGGCACCCTGGCCGGCGGCTGGATCGAGTTCGGCACCGTCATCGCCGTCGGCCTCGTCATGGTCGGCCTCGTCGTCCTGGTCGAGCAGGCCCAGCGCCGTATCCCGGTCCAGTACGCGAAGCGCATGATCGGGCGCCGGTCCTACGGCGGCACCTCGACGTACATCCCGCTCAAGGTGAACCAGGCGGGCGTCATCCCCGTCATCTTCGCCTCGTCGCTGCTCTACATCCCGGCGCTGATCGTCCAGTTCTCCAACTCGCAGGCCGGGTGGGCGACCTGGGTGACCCAGAACCTGGCCAACACCCGGGCCGGGGTGCACATCGCGCTGTACTTCCTGTTGATCGTGTTCTTCGCCTTCTTCTACGTGGCGATTTCCTTCAACCCCGAGGAAGTTGCCGACAACATGAAGAAGTATGGTGGCTTCATCCCGGGCATCCGGGCTGGCCGACCGACCGCTGAGTACCTTTCCTACGTGCTCAACCGGATCACCTGGCCGGGCTCGCTGTACTTGGGTCTGATTGCTCTCGTCCCGACGATGGCGTTGGCTGGTTTCGGGGCAGACCAGAACTTCCCGTTCGGCGGTACCAGCATCCTGATCATCGTGGGTGTCGGTCTGGAGACCGTGAAGCAGATCGAGAGCCAGCTCCAGCAGCGCAATTACGAAGGGTTCCTCCGCTGA
- the rpsQ gene encoding 30S ribosomal protein S17: protein MSESNVTEQTAEARGFRKTREGLVVSDKMDKTVVVAVEDRVKHALYGKVIRRTNKLKAHDEQNAAGVGDRVLLMETRPLSATKRWRVVEILEKAK, encoded by the coding sequence ATGAGTGAGAGCAACGTGACTGAGCAGACTGCAGAGGCCCGCGGCTTCCGCAAGACCCGTGAGGGTCTCGTCGTCAGCGACAAGATGGACAAGACCGTCGTCGTCGCCGTCGAGGACCGCGTCAAGCACGCGCTGTACGGCAAGGTCATCCGCCGTACCAACAAGCTCAAGGCCCACGACGAGCAGAACGCCGCTGGCGTCGGCGACCGTGTCCTCCTCATGGAGACCCGGCCGCTGTCCGCGACGAAGCGCTGGCGCGTCGTCGAGATCCTCGAAAAGGCCAAGTAA
- the rplP gene encoding 50S ribosomal protein L16, translating to MLIPRRVKHRKQHHPKRDGAAKGGTQVSFGEYGIQALTPAYVTNRQIEAARIAMTRHIKRGGKVWINIYPDRPLTKKPAETRMGSGKGSPEWWIANVKPGRVMFELSYPNEKIAREALTRAAHKLPMKCRIVKREAGEA from the coding sequence ATGCTGATCCCCCGTAGGGTCAAGCACCGCAAGCAGCACCACCCCAAGCGGGACGGCGCTGCCAAGGGCGGCACGCAGGTGTCGTTCGGCGAGTACGGCATCCAGGCCCTCACCCCGGCGTACGTGACGAACCGTCAGATCGAGGCCGCTCGTATCGCCATGACGCGTCACATCAAGCGTGGCGGCAAGGTCTGGATCAACATCTACCCGGACCGTCCCCTCACCAAGAAGCCCGCCGAGACCCGCATGGGTTCCGGTAAGGGTTCCCCGGAGTGGTGGATCGCCAACGTCAAGCCCGGACGCGTGATGTTCGAGCTGTCGTACCCCAACGAGAAGATCGCCCGTGAGGCCCTGACTCGCGCAGCCCACAAGCTGCCGATGAAGTGCCGGATCGTCAAGCGCGAGGCAGGTGAAGCGTGA
- the rplF gene encoding 50S ribosomal protein L6 — MSRIGKLPIAVPAGVDVTIDGRTVKVKGPKGELTHTVAAPIDIAKGEDGVLNVTRPNDERQSKALHGLSRTLVANMITGVTQGYVKKLEISGVGYRVAAKGANLEFALGYSHPIVVEAPEGITFKVENPTRFQVEGIDKQKVGEVAANIRKLRKPDPYKAKGVKYEGEVIRRKVGKAGK; from the coding sequence ATGTCGCGAATCGGCAAGCTCCCCATCGCGGTTCCCGCCGGCGTGGACGTCACCATCGACGGCCGCACGGTGAAGGTCAAGGGCCCCAAGGGCGAGCTGACCCACACCGTCGCTGCTCCGATCGACATCGCCAAGGGTGAGGACGGCGTTCTCAACGTCACCCGCCCCAACGACGAGCGTCAGAGCAAGGCCCTGCACGGCCTGTCCCGCACGCTGGTGGCGAACATGATCACCGGCGTGACCCAGGGTTACGTGAAGAAGCTCGAAATCAGCGGTGTCGGTTACCGTGTCGCCGCCAAGGGCGCCAACCTGGAGTTCGCTCTCGGTTACAGCCACCCGATCGTGGTCGAGGCCCCCGAGGGCATCACCTTCAAGGTGGAGAACCCGACCCGGTTCCAGGTCGAGGGCATCGACAAGCAGAAGGTCGGCGAGGTTGCGGCCAACATCCGCAAGCTGCGCAAGCCCGACCCGTACAAGGCCAAGGGCGTCAAGTACGAGGGCGAAGTCATCCGCCGCAAGGTCGGAAAGGCGGGTAAGTAA